From the genome of Mixophyes fleayi isolate aMixFle1 chromosome 2, aMixFle1.hap1, whole genome shotgun sequence, one region includes:
- the SOWAHC gene encoding ankyrin repeat domain-containing protein SOWAHC: MTELSRDSVIRFLSEQGGRVPNQQLVDHFRALLAEPPPGEPRAAARQLFKDIVNEVGSVRAEDGVKYVCLRKRYRRAAQDTQQDPASHPEQAAATHQPDPSTGASGPPLLSTGEETTPDSSPGDETSEEQPPGPGLTDEDPPDSGPGEETGEDSPESAASPVYDAPPSISVTEEPGDTGEKQPSESPEQCQLSRRTPRNSRRGARDPVSPQLRRGGLLLRAGVRDSDSSSLHSSSSVSGNEEEDGGSGSGQAALEPLEHAWMLSSCRARWDNLQELLLTDPGLITRRDFITGFSCLHWAAKHGQHDLLAALLAHARQHRVPVSINARASGGYTALHLAAMHGHLDVIKLLVGAYDADLDIRDYSGRKAWQYLSPDTARDVQALVGALPATEEEEDGGSSGSGRWRLSRVLPTQLIVHRLSQLPEDEQDGGGRIRGEISRKGSGGSRGKPRLNKIRFRTQIIHSNLSTRDTEEEEDRLLKSPMRHRPKSNVFG; encoded by the coding sequence ATGACCGAGCTGAGCCGGGATTCGGTTATCCGCTTCTTGAGCGAGCAGGGAGGCCGGGTGCCCAACCAGCAGCTGGTGGACCATTTCCGGGCGCTGCTGGCCGAGCCGCCCCCCGGAGAGCCCCGCGCCGCTGCCCGCCAGCTGTTTAAGGACATCGTGAACGAGGTGGGCAGTGTGCGCGCGGAGGACGGGGTGAAGTACGTGTGTCTGCGGAAGAGGTACCGGAGAGCCGCCCAGGACACACAGCAGGATCCCGCCAGTCACCCGGAGCAGGCAGCTGCCACTCACCAACCAGACCCGAGCACCGGAGCATCGGGGCCACCGCTCCTCAGCACTGGGGAGGAAACCACCCCGGACTCCAGCCCCGGGGACGAGACGTCAGAAGAGCAGCCCCCAGGGCCAGGCCTCACCGATGAGGATCCTCCAGACTCCGGTCCAGGGGAGGAGACTGGAGAGGATTCCCCCGAGAGTGCGGCTTCCCCGGTGTACGATGCGCCCCCGAGTATCTCGGTGACCGAGGAGCCGGGGGATACCGGGGAGAAGCAGCCCTCGGAATCCCCGGAGCAGTGTCAGCTGAGCAGGAGAACTCCCCGGAACAGCCGCAGAGGGGCCCGGGACCCGGTGTCCCCGCAGTTACGCCGCGGAGGTTTGCTGCTCCGGGCTGGGGTACGGGACTCGGACAGCtcgtccctgcacagctcatcctCCGTGTCCGGGAACGAGGAGGAGGACGGCGGCTCCGGGTCTGGGCAGGCGGCACTGGAGCCGCTGGAGCACGCCTGGATGCTGAGCTCCTGCCGGGCGCGCTGGGATAAcctgcaggagctgctgctgaCGGATCCCGGCCTCATCACCCGCAGAGACTTCATCACCGGCTTCTCCTGCCTGCACTGGGCTGCCAAGCACGGGCAGCATGACCTCCTGGCCGCCCTGCTCGCCCACGCCCGACAACACCGGGTGCCAGTCAGCATCAATGCCCGGGCGTCTGGGGGCTACACCGCCCTACACCTGGCCGCCATGCACGGCCACCTGGATGTCATCAAGCTGCTGGTTGGAGCCTACGACGCGGACTTGGACATCAGGGACTACAGCGGCAGGAAAGCCTGGCAGTACCTGAGCCCGGACACTGCCCGCGATGTGCAGGCGCTGGTGGGAGCCTTACCCGCCaccgaggaggaggaggatgggggCAGCTCTGGGTCAGGCCGCTGGCGGCTCTCCAGGGTGCTGCCCACCCAGCTCATAGTGCACCGGCTGTCGCAACTCCCAGAGGACGAGCAGGACGGCGGGGGACGCATCCGGGGGGAAATCAGCAGGAAGGGCTCCGGGGGTAGCCGGGGTAAACCTCGGCTAAATAAGATTAGGTTTAGGACGCAAATTATCCACAGCAACCTGTCCACCAGGGacacagaggaagaggaggacaGACTGCTGAAGAGCCCCATGAGACACCGGCCCAAGTCCAATGTGTTTGGCTGA